Genomic DNA from Setaria italica strain Yugu1 chromosome V, Setaria_italica_v2.0, whole genome shotgun sequence:
TCTCCGAGAACAACCCCGGACGCCGTCTGCTTCCGCGCGATCGTCGCCacgaccgcgccgccggcgccgctgatCTTGTAGTCGGACTTGCGCGAGCACCCTTCGACGGCGTACGccgccctccctccgccgcgcaTCGTCACGGCGGCCCCGCCTTTTCTAGGCCTACACACCGTGAACCACGGcctcgcctcctcgccgccgtcgaagTACCGGCACGCTTCCCATCTCCTGAAGATCCCAAAGCTCTTCCTCCGGATCCTGATGAGGGTCTTGCCGGCACGGTCCATGAAGAAGACCTCGCGGCCGCCCCGGCAGCCGTAGTTGTCGACGCGGAAGGCAACGCGGCCGTCGGCGCCGTACACCGCGCAGCCGTTGCCGCTGAACACCAGCGACTTCATCCACACCGTGTACGCTGCCTGCTTCTGCTGTGTTGGGGATTCATCCCCGGAGGATGAGCAGCTGAGGGAGGGAGACGACGCGGCCGCAAGCAAAGGCTGGATCTTGGCCATTGAAGGGGCCGAAGAGCTAACTGCTGCTGTCGGTCGCTAGCTGCAGAATGAGGTGAGATGATTGTGGATGGGGACCAGTGCCTGGTCAACCGTTCGTATTTATAGTGCTTGCATTTTGTTTACCATATTTTCAGAGGCCTGATTAAAAAATTAAGCGGGGTATTGGGTACTTCTTCTTATACGCGTCATGAAATGTGATAATTTAGTGTCATGGTAAAGTTGTTTATGATAACCTTAGCTCTGTACGAGTCAGCAATCTGCAGCTTAGAGTAGCACCACGTTTACAAAGCGTGTCTCTGGAATCTGGAGTTTATACTAAACTCTTTGCTTGCTATAGTAGTAGGTAACAAAAGTCTTCAGGGATATACTATTACAGGCAGTGGTGTTCTAGAGTCTCTTACTCCTAGCTGTCGGTGGTTCATGAAGGGTGTGAAACTGTGAATGAGTGCGTAGATGAACAGCTGGGTTTGTGCATCCTTCAGAGCACAAGTTGAGCTTAGATTCTTACTCCATATGCTTAAGTCTAGATAACAGAAGTGGTAAGTATCAAACTTGGTAAGTAACTGAGAAGAAGAGTAACAGATGAGTCTCCCCATGTTCTTCAACTGCAGTTCAGGATTTTCAAAGCAACGGGGAGCATGCGAAAACAAATTTCAACACGAGTACTACCTCCGATCACTAAAACATGACGTTTCAGACCAGCAATGCAGCTTGTTCTTCTATACTGTTGCTTCTTGTCAGAACGTCAAGCTTTCTTGATGGGAGGTAATATTTAGCACCGACACCtacactttttttttagaaaacatcaTTGCACCATATTAGTATGTTACATTTACTGCACCTCTTATCTTGTTGGAGTGATGTGGCGGCAGATTGCTATTGCTTTTTATCCTCCTTTCTCTGATGTCATCTACAGGGACACACCCAGAACTTATAATTAAACTtaataattactccctccgttccaaattataagccattccaacttttttggaaAGTCAAAGGATATCAAGTTTGACcgaatttatacaataaagtactaacattcatgataccaaataagtactattagttccttcattaaatatatttttatagtatatcagTGCCATAAATATTTGTGATCCtctttataattttggtcaaacataaaatggttagactccaagaaaattggaataacttataatttggaacggagggagtagtttacaGGCCATATCGCTTAATCAAATATGACAGTGTACCATAACAataaataagtaaataaacTCTGCTTTCTTTCTGGGCGATGAAGTGTTTCCTGCTTTTTGGGAAATGGCAGCTTCTGACGTTCATGTGATGATATAAAATGTGGGAGCATGTGGAATATTGAATTGGCTACCTAATTATCTTCCAGCTCGACGAGAAGATCACGAGAGGCGTCGGATTTAATAAGGAGCTCCACAGTTCGATGTGATGGCAATGGTATGCAGACTTCGGATCACTGTTCATCCGAATTATTTCCTACAAGGCACGGAAAGCACGAGTGCATTATAAATCTACACTCCACAAGGCAGAAGAAATCTTTGGGGTACTGAACATTAGCATACCTCCCCTGTGGTTTGGAATTGAGATTGCATAATGTATACCGAAAAAATTGTTGGTCTAATCAGACGATTTTGTTCCGAACTTcatgcaaataaaaataaaaggaaaatgacACATCAACGTATGCTTTGAAAATTGAAAGAAAGACGTCTCAGCGTTAGGAAAGAACAGAAGTGCAGTATGTAGCACTATCCTCCCTGGATGCATATGAGCTTTGCATGTTTATGACCAAAGTCTTCAGCTCACTTTttcaaaccaaaaaaaaaaggtcttcAGGTCACTAGCAAGTTCAGTTAAATTTTGTTTGGATTGATTCTGGAAATTTTCGGGGAATCCTACTATTTTTTTACAGAAAAAGAAACTCCTAATGCAATTTCTTTGCCAGGCAATCCTCCGGCCCAAACATGCTCATGTGTTTGAAAAACAGAGGATGATTTTTGGCAGCAGTGAAGTTTCAAGTAATAAAGAACCACCTTTTTGTGGGGTACATGGTTGCCATTGAGTCAACTGGTCAAATGAAAATGTGTATGCAGTACTTTGAGAAAAATTGCGGCCTCTTTTGGCATAAGCATGAAATAGAAATAGAACTTGAAAATAAAGGCAAATCTATGACCTGCATCTTTTGAAAGTAGGCACACAAAGCTGCGCTTGAGTCTTGTGCTCAACAGTCTGCTATATAAACTACTGAATTATAAAAAGCTATATTCTCGGAAAAGGCAGTGTAGAGCTACTTCATAAGCATAACGACATCACACACATGCAAGATTGAAAAAGGTCGGTTGGGGGATACTGCCTCTGAACTCTGGAGTCTGAACACTGAACTCTGGATGCTCTCCTGCTACAAAGCAAAAACAAATCAGAAAATATATCCCCATTGCGACACCACACGCGTTCTCAACAGAAACACGCGTGGAGAAGACCAGAAAATACTTGAGAGGACATGTGATACCATCGTGTACAAAGTGATGTATAATGTACATGCATCATCACTTTCCAAAAGAGAGAAACAAAAGAGATGTAGAGTTGGGTATCTGATCCCTGCTGACCACTTAAACAAATTTCGCTCAAATTAACCCTTGTGAACATTGTTGATCA
This window encodes:
- the LOC101768822 gene encoding protein LURP-one-related 11, which codes for MAKIQPLLAAASSPSLSCSSSGDESPTQQKQAAYTVWMKSLVFSGNGCAVYGADGRVAFRVDNYGCRGGREVFFMDRAGKTLIRIRRKSFGIFRRWEACRYFDGGEEARPWFTVCRPRKGGAAVTMRGGGRAAYAVEGCSRKSDYKISGAGGAVVATIARKQTASGVVLGEDVLTLTVGPEVDHLLVLGLVVVCGLINRRL